A stretch of the Candidatus Neomarinimicrobiota bacterium genome encodes the following:
- a CDS encoding (2Fe-2S)-binding protein, which produces MPRYTLNINGRDRKVSVDEDTPLLWVLRDELGLTGTKFGCGRGLCGSCTVHLNGESTRSCMTTVDYAEGNDITTIEGLSPDVTHFIQEAWIAEEVPQCGYCQSGQVMAAAALLERNPNPSDQDIDVGMKMNLCRCGTYQRIRKAIHRAAGEIR; this is translated from the coding sequence TGGTCGGGACCGGAAGGTGTCGGTGGATGAAGATACTCCCTTGCTCTGGGTTCTTCGCGATGAGCTTGGTCTGACCGGAACGAAGTTTGGATGTGGACGGGGCCTGTGCGGTTCGTGTACAGTTCATTTGAATGGCGAGTCCACCCGTTCATGCATGACCACTGTCGATTACGCCGAAGGAAACGATATCACCACCATCGAAGGCCTTTCGCCTGACGTCACTCATTTCATTCAGGAAGCGTGGATTGCGGAAGAGGTTCCCCAGTGCGGCTATTGTCAATCTGGACAGGTCATGGCCGCCGCCGCCTTACTGGAACGCAATCCCAATCCTTCCGATCAGGATATTGATGTGGGAATGAAAATGAATCTTTGCCGCTGCGGAACATACCAGCGCATCCGGAAGGCTATCCACAGGGCAGCAGGTGAGATAAGATGA
- a CDS encoding xanthine dehydrogenase family protein molybdopterin-binding subunit: protein MSTSVSRRDFLKVTSSAGAGLMMGVYLPGKPRFKSAAVDSFEPNVWIKISPDNKVTITLAKSEMGQGVKTALPMIVADELDADWQNVEVVQADAHPDKYGGMMTVGSRSVRGGAWIRLRETGATVREMLVSAAAKRWGVDPASCRTDNSSVYHDASNRSLTYGKLTADASGLKVPKKPQLKDPSQFKYIGKSIPQIDTPDKVSGKTVFGLDVRLPDMLYATVVHPPVFGASVKSFDDREAIKVAGVKKVFQVSLGVAVVAKSTWAAFKGARALQIKWDNGNFSMDTKDISKSFRDLAKKRGVVARNDGNTEKAMKKVDSHLEAVYEVPYLAHATMEPMNCTAHVKQGRCELWAPTQNPQGSQRTAAQLTGFSNDQVTVHVTQLGCGFGRRSRTDFIQDAVETAMKVDAPVQVVWTREEDMQHDYYRPATYNILEAGLDKAGKPVAWNHRVVAPPIGRRGGPNSLDRSSVNGASNLPYDISNIFVDYCRSDIPVPVGHWRSVGPSQNTFITESFIDEVAFAAGKDPFEYRRKLLKNQPRLRNVLELAAEKSGWGGKLPEGFARGIAVVEDKGSACAQVAEISIEKSQVKIHRVTCALDCGQVIHPGIVESQTVGSVVYGLSAALYGEITIKKGKVTQSNFDNYPLLGIHEMPKVDVHLVDSNEEPGGAGEPAVPPSAPAVTNAIFALTGQRIRSLPVSLNGMRTM, encoded by the coding sequence ATGAGCACCTCAGTTTCCAGAAGAGATTTTTTGAAAGTGACCTCTTCGGCCGGTGCCGGGCTGATGATGGGTGTTTACCTTCCTGGCAAACCCCGTTTCAAATCTGCAGCCGTAGACAGTTTTGAACCTAACGTCTGGATCAAAATTTCACCGGATAATAAGGTTACCATTACTTTGGCGAAGTCAGAGATGGGCCAGGGAGTCAAGACAGCCTTGCCCATGATTGTGGCCGACGAACTGGATGCGGACTGGCAAAATGTAGAAGTAGTTCAAGCCGATGCCCATCCTGACAAATATGGTGGTATGATGACTGTTGGGAGCAGAAGTGTAAGAGGCGGTGCCTGGATACGACTTCGGGAGACAGGGGCCACCGTCCGGGAGATGCTTGTCTCCGCCGCCGCAAAGCGATGGGGGGTTGACCCCGCATCCTGCCGGACAGATAACAGCTCCGTTTATCACGATGCATCAAATAGATCTCTGACCTACGGTAAACTGACAGCCGATGCATCAGGGCTAAAGGTTCCTAAGAAACCACAGCTGAAAGACCCTTCCCAGTTTAAGTACATCGGCAAATCCATACCTCAGATAGATACACCGGACAAGGTGAGCGGGAAAACTGTTTTTGGACTGGATGTGCGGCTCCCAGACATGCTTTATGCAACCGTCGTTCATCCGCCGGTTTTCGGCGCTTCCGTAAAGAGTTTTGATGATCGGGAAGCAATAAAAGTCGCCGGTGTAAAGAAAGTGTTTCAAGTCTCTCTGGGTGTGGCGGTGGTGGCCAAAAGTACATGGGCCGCCTTCAAGGGTGCCAGGGCACTCCAGATCAAATGGGACAATGGTAATTTTTCCATGGATACAAAGGACATTTCAAAAAGCTTCCGGGACTTGGCCAAAAAAAGGGGTGTAGTAGCCCGAAATGACGGGAATACAGAAAAGGCCATGAAGAAAGTTGACAGTCATCTGGAAGCGGTCTATGAGGTACCCTATCTGGCTCACGCCACTATGGAGCCCATGAACTGCACGGCCCATGTAAAGCAGGGTCGTTGTGAACTGTGGGCACCCACACAGAATCCCCAGGGATCCCAGCGGACGGCCGCCCAGCTCACAGGTTTTTCCAATGATCAGGTCACAGTTCACGTGACCCAGTTGGGGTGCGGCTTTGGCCGGAGAAGCAGAACAGATTTTATCCAGGATGCCGTTGAAACAGCCATGAAGGTCGACGCTCCTGTGCAGGTCGTCTGGACAAGAGAAGAGGATATGCAGCACGATTACTACCGGCCTGCCACTTACAATATTTTAGAAGCAGGACTCGATAAAGCGGGAAAACCTGTAGCTTGGAATCACCGTGTGGTGGCACCACCCATCGGCAGAAGGGGAGGCCCCAACAGCTTGGATCGTTCTTCTGTTAACGGTGCATCCAACCTGCCCTACGATATCTCCAATATCTTTGTGGACTATTGCAGATCCGATATACCCGTTCCCGTCGGTCACTGGCGCTCGGTAGGTCCTTCACAGAATACATTTATTACGGAAAGTTTTATCGATGAAGTCGCCTTTGCCGCCGGAAAAGATCCGTTTGAATACAGAAGAAAACTGCTGAAAAACCAGCCAAGACTCCGAAATGTTCTGGAACTGGCCGCTGAAAAATCCGGCTGGGGCGGGAAACTTCCCGAAGGCTTCGCAAGGGGCATAGCGGTGGTGGAAGATAAGGGGAGCGCCTGTGCACAGGTTGCAGAAATCTCTATTGAAAAGAGTCAAGTGAAAATTCACCGTGTCACCTGTGCTCTTGATTGTGGTCAGGTGATCCATCCAGGTATCGTGGAATCACAAACTGTCGGATCTGTGGTGTATGGACTCTCGGCCGCTCTCTATGGCGAAATCACCATCAAAAAGGGGAAGGTGACCCAGAGTAATTTTGACAACTATCCTCTCCTTGGTATTCATGAAATGCCTAAGGTAGATGTTCACCTGGTAGACAGCAATGAAGAGCCAGGTGGGGCAGGTGAACCGGCCGTACCACCTTCAGCTCCCGCTGTTACAAATGCAATCTTTGCTCTCACTGGACAAAGGATACGGAGTCTGCCAGTTTCCCTTAACGGGATGAGGACTATGTAG
- a CDS encoding sigma-70 family RNA polymerase sigma factor: MKDGDLVIRFQNGEEQAFDELVKKHYPTTLNLLVRLAGNSMDADDLCQETFIRAYHSLRKFKAKSQFSTWLYRIAVNVANTHHRKEKTRQFLSFGHDPEAMAADDPKEPRELDPEMWDAINSLPQKQKMVLTLRIFQELPFKEVAGILNMTENSAKVNYHHAIERLKSTLGETE; the protein is encoded by the coding sequence ATGAAGGACGGCGACCTTGTAATACGGTTTCAAAATGGAGAAGAACAAGCATTTGATGAGCTGGTTAAAAAACATTACCCCACAACACTCAACTTACTCGTCCGCCTTGCCGGCAACAGCATGGACGCCGATGACCTTTGCCAGGAGACGTTTATTCGCGCCTACCACAGTCTCAGGAAATTCAAGGCCAAATCACAGTTTTCAACATGGCTTTACCGAATCGCTGTTAATGTGGCCAACACTCACCACAGAAAGGAAAAAACGAGGCAGTTTCTCTCATTTGGCCACGACCCGGAAGCTATGGCAGCTGATGATCCTAAGGAGCCACGTGAATTGGACCCGGAGATGTGGGATGCTATTAACAGCTTGCCACAGAAACAAAAAATGGTATTAACATTGAGAATATTTCAGGAACTTCCCTTCAAAGAGGTGGCTGGCATTTTGAACATGACTGAAAACAGTGCCAAAGTAAATTATCACCACGCCATTGAGCGACTTAAGTCAACATTAGGAGAAACCGAGTAA